Genomic segment of Paenibacillaceae bacterium GAS479:
CGGCAAATTCCTGGACATCGCATCTTCTTCAAAAGATGATGGTGGGCAAACCATTCAATGGAATGAAACCGGGGGTATGAGTCAGCAGTGGGAGCTAGTCGAAACGGATGGCGAATATTTTAAAATTAAGAATCGGAATAGCGGGAAAATGCTTGGTATGACTGGACGAAGTTTAGCCGACGGCGTTTTGAGCTTACAATGGGCTGCGAGCGATTCTTTGAGTCAAAACTGGCGTTTGAGCATAGTAGCGCCGAATCAATAAACAAGCGGGATAGTTCTTGAAAACTGTGCGCAAAGAGCTTTAGCCGGCCTCATTTGTTTGACTCTCTCTACTGGTGGTAAAATAATAGGGATATAAATGATAGACGGAGGCGATCGTTGCATGGCGATTCAACTTAAAGGGCTGAACGATGTCGTTGAGCTTAATAACGGAGTACCTATGCCGAGATTCGGTCTTGGCGTCTGGAAAGTAACGGAAGAGGGACAAGTGGAGCAAGCCGTGCAGAGCGCTATCAAAGCTGGCTACCGCAGCATCGATACAGCCAAAATCTATGGAAACGAAGAAGGCGTAGGACAGGGGATTCGGGATAGCGGCGTTTCTCGCGACGAACTGTTCATTACGACGAAGGTATGGAATGCTGATTTGGGTTATGAGAGCACGCTTCAGGCATTCCAAACAAGCCTGGACAAGCTCGGACTCCAGCAGTTGGATCTCTATCTTATTCATTGGCCGGTAGAAGGCAAAATCAAAGACGCATGGCGCGCAATGGAAAAGCTGTACAAGGACGGAAAAGTCCGTGCGATCGGCGTGTGCAACTTCCATATTCACCATCTGGAAGATCTGATGAAGGATGCAGAGATCAAACCAATGCTTAATCAGGTGGAATGCCACCCGCTGCTGAGTCAAGTAGAGCTGCGTGAATTCTGTCAGAGTCATGACATCGTAGTGGAAGCGTGGAGCCCGCTCATGCAAGGTAATCTGGATTTGCCGGAGCTAACCGAGCTTGCGAAGAAGCATGGCAAAACGCCAGCGCAAATCGTACTTCGCTGGGATCTGCAGCATGGTATCGTCACGATTCCAAAATCGACGCACGAAAACCGCATTATCGAGAACGCGAATGTATACGACTTCGAGCTGTCGCAAGAAGACATGGCGCTGATCGATGGTATCAACCAAAACAAACGTTTTGGGCCGGACCCGGACAACTTCGACTTCTAAAGACTGGTTAACAGCGATTAGAAGGCCGAATTTTGGCGGAGCGGGTGTCATCACATAAATGCTGCCAAAAAGGAGCAGACTAAACCGATAGGGAGGGCCTATTGACATTCCTAACTGTAATCGGTATGATTACAGTACGAAACGGGGTGGCCGTCTCGCATGAACAGTGAATTTACGATTGCCGTCCACAGCTTGGTGTATCTGGCTTATGTGCCAGAGCGCAGCGCCTCTAGCGAGGCGATTGCGGAGAATGTGTGCACGAACCCGGCAAGAGTCCGCAAAGTGATGGGCTACCTGAAGCGCAGCGGTTACGTTGCAACGAGGGAGGGCTCCGGTGGAGGTTATCGCCTTACGGCTGAGCCTGCCAATGTCACATTGAAGGACATCTACGAGACCATTGCAAGAGGCTCGCTCATGCCCAACTGGTGCTCAGGCGATCCCGATTGCGAATGCGTTGTCGGCTCCAATATGCAGGAAGTAATGAACGGCATTTTCTGCGGGGCTGAGCAGCGCTTGGAGGAATACTTCGAGGGCTTGACGATTGCCAGTGTGCTTAGCCGCATTCACCGCTGCGATACCTGCTGAGAGACGGGAACACGGGATTTCAGGCAACAGGCTTGATTTTACCTATATATCCAGAGAGGATGATTCAACATGGCAGTAGCACTTACTAAAGAAAACTTTAACGAGAGCGTACAAAGCGGCGTATCTCTGGTCGACTTCTGGGCACCTTGGTGCGGCCCTTGCAAAATGCAGCTTCCAATCGTGGAGGAGCTGAGCACGGAGCTGGCAGGAACAGCTACGATCGCTAAAATCAACGTTGACGAGCAGCCTGAACTGGCGTCCCAATTCGGCGTTATGAGCATCCCAACGCTGATCCTCTTCAAAGACGGACAGCCTGTGGACAAAATGGTCGGCCTGCAAAGCAAGGACGCCCTGAAAAACAAAATCCAAGGTCAACTGTAAAAAAGCCTTTGGGTTAATAGCTGACTGCGGCATAAGCCTATTGCGACGGCTCCAGCCGAGCTCTAGGCGGTTTTGACCGCTCGAAGCAAGAACCCCCGCTCTACGCCATCAGGCGAGAAGCGGGGGTTTTTTTACGCTTTTGTTTCTAAGCCTGGATTGGGCTGCGCTTCAGGAGCCGCTTAATGGCCCGATCAGCCTCCATCAGCGTAATATCTTTATCAACTGTGAGCATGACGCCGCGATCCATCAGAATGCGTCCGTCAGCAATAGTCGTTTCCACATCGCCCCGTGTGGCGGAATAAACGATGCGGGAAATCGGATCAACGTCGAACGAAGGGAAGGTATGGAACTGGTTCAGGTTCAAGATGGCTAGATCTGCCCTTTTGCCGACTTCGAGGCTGCCGATCTCTTGTTCCATACCGACCGCTCTCGCACCGCCGATCGTCGCCATACGGAAGACGCTGCGGGCGTTCATTGCCGTAGGCCCATGCTGCGGCTTATGGATAAGCGCGGCCAGGCGCATCTCATTGAACATATCCAGGTTGTTGTTGCATGGCGCTCCGTCCGCACCGAGGCTGACGCTAATACTCGTGTCCAGCATCTCTGGCACGTCCGCAATGCCTGAAGCGAGCTTCAGGTTGGAGCCCGGGCAATGGCTCACATGTACGCCGCGCTCACGGATGATCCGCTTCTCGTTGTCATTGAGCCAGATGCAATGCGCCAGAATGAGTCGATCTGTGGCCAGGCCGATATGATCGAGATATTCAATATTGCGCATGCCGGTCATCTGCTCTACAAGCTCAATCTCACCTTGGTTTTCCGAGGCGTGAGTATGGACGTTGACGTTGTACTGGGCGGAGAGGCGAGCAACCTCGCGCAACAGCTCGTCGGTGCAGCTAATAACAAAGCGCGGCGAAAAGGCATAGCGGATGCGTCCATTATCATGTCCATGCCATTTCTCAAGCAAATCGACGCTCTCCTGCAGGGAAACGTTTGTTTCCTCCTGCAGCGGCAGTGGAATGTCGCCGCCTTTGCGGTCCATCATAACTTTGCCAGAGATGGCGCGGATACCGCTTTTTGCGATCGCTTGGAACGCCGAATCGGTGTGATGAACCGTTTCCATATCAACGATGGTCGTCGTCCCGCTTTGCAGCAGCTCCCCGATACCGAGCATAGCCGAGTAATAAAGCGACTCCTCATCATGCGCCGCCTCGAGAGGCCAGATCCGTTTACGCAGCCAGTCCAGCAGCTCCAGATCGTCGCCTTTGCCGCGGAACAGCGTCTGACATAAATGGATATGCGTTTGGATAAAGCCTGGAATGACCGTCCGGCCGGTAGCGTCGATGACGCGATCTACGCCGGTTGCATCCAGGTTGTGGCCGATCGCCTCGATGCGGTCATCCTTGATCAAAAGATCACCTTGGATGATCTCCTCGAGTGCATTCATCGTCACGATCTGAGCGTTACGGACCAGAATCGTATGGGACATTGTGTTACCCACTCCTTCAGAAAATAAAAATAGCCGCGAAAATACGCCTGAGGCCTATTTTTCGTAGCTAGAAATTTACGGTTTCCGGTAGAGACCCTGAACCCTATTGCTCAGGATATACGAAAGATGCGAATTTATGCGGTTGTGACACCAGAATACTTCAGCTTGCTTCCCGCTGTCAACGGAGATACAAGTTTACTTCGATTGTCATGCGAGCTCAAGATTGCGTCCTTGGCATCGCGTCAGACCACTCTGATCCGGTTAAAGATAAACAACTACATCTTGCAGCGCCAAGGGGGAACCGTTATGCCATTTCTGGCTGTCCTGCTCATTATTATCGGTCTTTTCTTCGGAATATCCGGCATTTTCGACTTCATTGTGGGCTCGCTCAAGCTCGTTTTCTATTTCTTCGCGATCTTGTTTCTCGGCGGCGGCATCATGGTGCTGTTCCGCAAAATCAAAAGCTAAAAACGCTTAGTTACAGTACTTCGGATAGGCTGTTTTCCTTCTGCTATTAGAGCGGAGGGAAAGCGGTCTCTTTTTCTATTGGCATGTCTATCCAGCCTCTTTGCCGAGTGATAGAATACTTGGTGAGAATGATAAATTGAGAGGAGCCGATGGGGATGAGGAACGGGCAAAAAACCGCTTGGATCTCTAGGTTATGCTTGTCGCTGGCTGTGTTGCTTGCACTTGGCAGCGGAACGGGAGCTGCATTGGCCGCAGAGCCGCAGGGAGCTGTGGATGAGTTTAAGCTGGTGGCGCTTGGAGATTCCATTACAGCAGGGTATGAGCCGGGAGCGGACGTCAATACGGTACCCTATGGATATGTGGATCGATTGTATGAGCAGGCGCTGCTGCATGGCCGGGCATCCGTGTCTAACTATGGAATTGTAGGGCTTAAGAGTATGGGGTTAAAAGCGTTCACGGAAGCGGCTGCAGCTGGAAAAAGCCTTACCGGCGAGGAGATTCAGGCAAGCTTGCCGGACCCTCGTGTTAATGCTCTTGGAGCGGCCACAGCCCAGCTTCGCGCGGAGCTAGCAACTGCTGATGCCGCCGCCATCACGATCGGCGGCAACGATGTTGCTCCGCTGCTGACCAGCGCCTCCAGCCTGACGGACGATGAGCTGAACAAGCAAGTAGCGGCGATGCTGGAACAGTACAATGTCAACGTCACCGCTTCGATCGACGCGCTGCTGGCAATTAATCCTGCGCTGCGCATCGTCATCGCCGATCAGTACCAGCCGGCTCCTGTACTGGCAGGCAAAGATTTGTACGAGAAGTTAAACAAAGCAACTGCCGCATTCACTGCCAATCTGGATGCGCTTGCCGCCACTTATGCGGCCAAAGGCGTTAAGGTCGAGGCTGTGCATGTCGCCAAGCAGTTCTCTGGACGTGAAGGTATGCTCACATACATGGTGTCCAAGCGGGATTTCCATCCGACTCAGGCCGGATATGCGGTTATCGCTGCCGCATTCGGCAACGTGTTATGGGGCTCGTACAGTGAACTGGCTGCTCCAGTAGTAGGGGCTCCGATGAGCATTTATGTCGGTGGGAAGCAACTCAATACTCCTTATAAACCAGTGCTAAAAAACAGCGTTAACTATGTCGCCATCCAGGACATCGTGAACGCTGTAGGGGCGACGACAGTTTGGGACTCCAAAACGTCCACAGCCAATATTAAATTTGGCACCAGGACGGTAGGCGTGAAGCTTGGCGCATCAACCGTGATGGTGGACGGAGCCGCTGTTAAAGTAAGCTCGCCTGCCTACATGCAGAAGGTTGGCAAAGAAGGTAAAACCTATGTGCCGCTCGCCACGGTGGCGGGAGGGCTAGGCTTCTCCGTTGTATACAGCTCCAAGCTCAAAACGGTATTTATTAATCCTTAGTTTTTTTCCTCGAACCTGCTTTTGTGCTTCCTACTCTTGGAGAGCACAAAAGCAGGTTTTTTGTTGTTTAATTGGTACTAATTTCCTGAACATATGAAACGAAAGTCCCCTACAGCGCGTTAACTGTCCCTATTATAATGAATAATATGGAAACTTTTAGAAACTTATACAGAGGCGGGGATGGACAGGTATGTTTATAGGAAGGCAACGCAAGGCGTATAGAACGGGATGGATAAAAAGATGGGGACATCCTCAATTAGCTGTATGGCTGGTTGTTTGCCTGATTGTTTCCTCCTTTTCAAACTTAGCCGCAGCATCTGGCCCAACGCTTCTCTCCGCAGCAGAGAAGGAGGAAGCTAAAGCGGCTCCAGACTGGGCCGCTGCTGAGCTCAGAGAGCTACAGGAAGCTGGAATTGTGAAGGGAGAAGGAGGAGAAGAGCTGGCGCTGTCCAGGCCAATTACAAGGGCGGAATGGACAGCATGGCTTGTCCGCATTTCAAAAGCGGAAGACGGCTCCGCAGATGCGAGCAAGCAGGGCGGCGGTGCTGCAGTATTCTCCGATCTAGATGGCAAGTGGTACAAACAAGAGATCGAAGAGGCGGTGCGCTTGCATCTAACAAGCGGTTATCCCGATGGAAGCTTCCGTCCTGAGGCGCCGGTGAGCCGTCAGGAGGCGGCTGTCATGCTCGACCGATTGCTCGGCCCTGAACAGATGGGGCAATCGGCATTTCGGGATGAGCATAAACTCGCTCCTTGGGCGGCTCCAGCCGTAAGAGCAACATCGGCCGCCGGGATAATCCTCGGGTATCCTGGTGGGTTTTTCGAAGGAGACAAGTCTATCCCGCGTACTGAGGCGGCTGTCCTGATCAGTCGTGCTCGCAAATATAGCGCGGATCTGCGGGTTGAGCTGCGGGTGACGGATGCTGGGGGACGTCCTAGGCCGGGGGCGTTCATATACGCGCAGCGGCCCGCCGAGCGTACTCCAGTTGCGTATGCTGTCGCTGGTGCAGACGGTTCGGCAAAGCTGAGGCTGCCGCAAGGGGCTTATGAGCTGATCACGAAATCGGACGGCCAGATTTCTAGAGATCCGGTGGAGATCAAACGTTTTCGGCCGGACTCCAGGAAGGTTCGTATCCAGACTGAAGGGGCCGCCGTGCTCAAAGGACGTTTAGAGTACACGGACGGCAAGCCGGCAGGAGGATTATTACTTGCGCTTACGGCAGAGCCGACTTGGTATGCCGTTTCTGGAGCTGACGGCGAATGGATGGCATATGTGGAGCCGAATCGAGATTACCGAATCAAGATGCTGGAACTTGAAGCGATTCGACAAGCGGCTGCAGGGACAGGCGGATTGGAAGGTGTGCTGAGCCGTTCAGAGCTGTGGCCTTCCATCGGGGATTACCTTGATTACGGCGATAGGGATACGGTTGAATGCAAATGCCGCGTGGAGGAGAAAGAGACATCGCTTAAAGCGCTTCGAGGAGGAGAAACAAGCGATATCGGCACGCTCCGGCTCAGTTGGGGCAGCGGACTAATTAATCCAGGGCAGCCCGGCAGTGGAGGCCAGCCTGGCGTTCCGGGTTATCCAGGTCCACCGGCTCCAACGCCAACTTTAACACCAACACCGATAGGGCCGACGTCTGCCCCGACGTCAACACCCAATCCAACGCCGACTCAACCGACTCCAACGTCGAGCTCAGTCCCGACACCGAGTCCGCTGCCGACGTCATCCCCGGTTCAGCCAACACCGAGCCCATTACCGACAACGACGCCGGTTCAGCCAACACCAACTCCAACGTCGAGCCCAGCCCCGACTTCGAGTCCCGCTCCAACGGAAGGACCGATTGCTCCGGCACTGCCTCCGGGTGGTATGCCACCCTTCGCGGACTCGACCGAATTTCTGTATTCGGGAGACAATTCCGTGCAAATCGGTGTCGCTCCTGGGACGATTCGCAAGGAGAATGCTGCTGTCATCCGTGGGCGCGTATTGGATGAGGCTGGGGAACCTCTTTCCGGGGCAAGTGTAACCGTAGCGGGAGAGCCGCAATACGGCAGCACGCTCAGCCGTAAGGACGGCTGGTTGGATTTGGCTGTCAACGGCGGCTCCTCGCTCACGATTGAGTATGAGAAGACGGGATATATGCCTATCCAGCGCCAGATCGAGGCGGTGTCCGGCGACTTTTCGCAGCTGCCGGATGTCGTCATGAAGCCTTATGACAGCAAAGTGACAAAGGTTGAGCTGGGTGCCGGAAGCGGCACTCAGGCCGCACAGGGCAGCGAGGTCCGCGATGCGGACGGAGTGCGTCAAGCTACGCTCCTTGTTCCGGCTGGCACAGCGGCGGAGATGATTTTACCGGACGGTACAAGCCGTACGATGGACGAGATGCATTTCCGGGCGACGGAGTATACATCGGGTGAGCAAGGACCGGCCGCCATGCCGGGTGAACTGCCTTCTTTTGTAGGTTATACGTACGCTGTGGAGCTTTCTGCTGACGAAGCAGTGAAAGCCGGTGCGACCGAGGTTCGCTTCAGTCAGCCGCTATACCTGTATGTCGATAACTACCTTGACTTTCCTACGGGTGAGACCGTGCCAATCGGTTATTATGATCGGCAGAAATCAGCCTGGATTCCGTCGGATAACGGACGAGTAATCGGCATCCTTGCGGAAAACGGGGGCATGGCCGATATCGATGCGGACGGGGACGGAGAGGCGGAGTCGGCTGATGAGCTGGCTAAGCTAGGTTTCACAGCGGAGGAACGGCGCAAGCTGGTAGGGCTCTATGAGCCAGGAGACAGCCTGTGGCGCTCTCCGATTGAGCATTTTACGCCATGGGACTGCAACTGGCCCTACGGCCCACCAGAAGATGCGATCAACCCTCCCGATGTAGAGCCGAACCGCGATCGTCCGGATCAGGATGATCCTTGCCGCCAGCAGGGATCCATTATTGGCTGCCAGGATGGGAGTCTCGGTCAGGAAATTCCGCTTCCAGGAACCGGGATGAGTCTGCATTATACAAGCAAGCGGACAACGGGCTTCAGTGAAGGAAGAAGGCTGGAAATACCTGTGACACACGGGAATTTGCCCCCCTCCGTGCGAAAAGTCATCGTGACGGTTGAAATCGCGGGACAGAAGATCGTTCAGGACTTTCTCCCGCAGCGTAATCTGAAGCATACCTTCGAATGGGACGGTAAGGATGTTTACGGTAGAAAGGGATCGAACAACCAACCGTATAAAGTTACCATCGCGTATGAGTATGCGCTTCAGTACTATGCCTCCGCTACCGCTTTTGTACGGAGCTTCGGTCAACTGAGCGGCCAGCCCGGCGTTCGAGTCGGAGCGATGCGCGAACTGGCGAAGGTGGTTACGTCCCGAAGCTGGAAGGGTTATCTTAAGGCTTCATCCAATCCGTATCAGGAAGCCGGCATCGCCGGTTGGAGCCTGACTCCGCATCATTTGCAAGATCGAGTGTCGCAGCAGGTGTTCCTTGGCAACGGAGAGAAGCTAAAGGGCCAAACGGGATATTACAAAACCGAGCTTGCTTACCGCGTGATCGGGTTGCCTATGGCCATTTCCATGGTTGTGGCGATTGGCCCGGACGGAAGTGAATATTTTGTAGCTAGGCTGACTGAGGGAGGCAAGTCCCGAAACTCGCTAATGAAGCGTGCACCTGGTGGGGAGCCCCAGGAAATTAGTGCAGTGCCCGATCCCTACCTAATGAATCAATTTTTGAGGGTTGGTGCTGACAATTCAATCTATCTTGCGACGTCGGTAATTTCGACATCCGGCACACGGATTTGGAAACAGAAGCAAGGAAGCGGAGTTTGGGAGCCGATTGCCGGCTCGGGAAAAGTCAAGCTTGGAGACTACCGTGTATTCCAAGATGGTGAAGATCCGCTGGAAGTTGAGATTGGATATCTCGATGGGATGGAAATCGGTAGGGACGGGACCGTCTATTTCCTCTCCCGTGACATTCTGTACAAGGTTGGCCTTGATGGCCGGGTGGCTCGAATCGGCGCTGGCACGGCAACACATGGCGTCGACAACGGCGATCTGACCAAGAACAATCTTGGAAGGGTTAATCAATTTACTATCGGTCCTGACGATAGCTTGTATGTGATGGATATTACTTGGGGAGGCCGCATCCGCAAGGTGACTCCCGACGGTAAAATCCGGCTCGTGGCTCAATCCAATGAACAAGGGCCAATGCTGGAGCATGGAATGTCTATTAATGACAAGCCGAAGTTTAATACAATGACGCTATTTGCCGACGGACTCGGCAGCTTGTATTTCATCGAGAGAAGTAAACGGGAGAACGAGTTATACCGGCTGACGACGGGCGGATATTTCATGAGCATCGGCAACCAGTATGCAGAAAATTACTCCTTGACCGAGCAAGATGTCAAAGCGGTATCGAGGGAAGGAGTTCTCTATCTGGAATATAACGGGGGATTGCCGGTCACGAGAGATACCCAGCTGCTGAACAGGCTTGTGCCGGAATCCCTTCCGAGCCAGAACGAAGCAGAGGAAGTTGATCCCAGCGGTGAATGGATGTATCGGTTCGATCCTGTACGAGGTTTGCAAACGGAGACTGTACATGCCTTGACCGGTGTGAAGGTGAATACATTCAGCTATGACGCAAAAGGCCGCCTGACAGGCATCACGGACCGCTACGGCAGCCAGATCCAAGTTGAGCGCAGCGCGGACGGCAGTCCGCTGGCTATTGTGACTCCAGAGGGACAGCGGACCATTCTGGCTGCAAATGAGGAAGGTGAGCTTAAGTCGGTCACCCTGCCCGGCGGCGCTGCATACTCGATGGAGTACGGGACGGGCGGTCTGCTGACTCGTTTTATCGGCCCAGGCGGCTACGATAGCAAATATAGATATAGCGTCGAAGGAAGGCTCACATCAGCGATCAATGCCGCAGGAGATGAGCAGACGCTGGTGCGCGAGCCGATCCCAGGAGGCTATAAGGTTACACATAAAAAACCGGATGGAAAAACGTATACCTATATGGTCACTCGCTTATCCAATGGTTCTATTTCCCGGGAGAATATAGATCCGAACGGAGCTAGGAGCGTATCGGTGACGAGGGTTGACGGCAGCCAGACGACTAGTTATCCGGATGGCACGCGGACGGTGAAGCAGTTCGGCCCCGATCCACGCTTCGGCATGGCGGCTCCTGTGTTGGCGAGGTACGAATATCACACGCCGGGAGGTCGCACAAGTGTCTTTGAGGAAAAGCGGGAGGCGGTTCTTACTGATACCGACAATCCTTTGTCTATAAAGGCTTTCACCTCGATTCAAACGGTTGACGGCGCCGTAAGGACAATCAAGTATGATCCCGTGCTGCGGGAGTATACGGACACCAGCGCCGAGCTTGATATGACCAAGACTCGCATGGATGAGTTCGGTCGGACGGTAGAGCTGACGGAGGACGGACTTGCGCCGTTGTTGATGGCCTATGATGATCGAGGGCGTCTGGCTCGGGTAGGCCAGGGCAGCCAGCAGCTCAGCTATGTTTACCTGGATAAGGAGAAGCTTGTTGAGGTGACCGATGCGGAGGGTGAGAAGAAGCGGTACGCCTATGATGAAGCGGGTCGATTCACTTCCGTGACGCAGTCGGAAGGCAACCAATACGGCAAGGCATTTAATGAATCTGGCCAGCTTTCAGGCATAACGATGCCGGATGGAAGCGCCTTTGAGCTGAGTTATGATGGCTCGGGCCGGATTGCCGGCTTCGCGCCTAAAGGCGGCGAGGGCTTGACTCGCAGCTTTGCTCCTTCCGGGGAGCTGCGGCGTGTGGATTTGCCAGGAAATCGTGCGCTGGAGCTGAATTATGATGTTGGCGGCCGGATTTTATCTATGTCGGATGAAGCTATACTCCGCTCTTTCGGTTATGATGACGCCTCTGACCGGGCGACCGAAGTGACAAGCCGCAGCGGAGATCGGGAACAAACGATCAAGTTCGCTTATGATGGAGCCTCGGTGATGTCTATGCAGCTGACGGGGGAAACGAAGGGAAGCTTCCTCTATGACTATGGAACTTCCTCACGCCTGTCTGCCATTCGTATGGCATTGCCTTGGCAGGCGCAGCCGCGCAGCAACTTCAATGGAGACGCCGTTACGGAGTCTGTATACGGCTCAAGTGTGACAGAGTCTGTGTACAATTCAAGTGTAACGAGTTCGGTCTACGGTTCGCTGCCTGGCACGGAGCTTAACTATGAGCTTCCTTTGATCTGGACAAAGGACGGCCGACTCGCCGGATTTGGTCCTTTCTCACTGGAGCGGGAAGGCCCGGGAGGACGAACAAGCGCCTTGCAGGACGGGCAACTGCTTATGGATATCGAATATGACGATAGCGGAAGATACAAGGAAGTCGTTTACCGGCTCGGAACGGCTGAAGTTTACCGGGTGAGCTACCTTTACAATGCAAGAGGCTTGCTGGAATCAAAAACAACAACTACGCCGGAAGGTGTTACCGAGCAGCAGTTCCTTTATGATGGCAACGGCCAGTTGATTGAA
This window contains:
- a CDS encoding RHS repeat-associated core domain-containing protein translates to MFIGRQRKAYRTGWIKRWGHPQLAVWLVVCLIVSSFSNLAAASGPTLLSAAEKEEAKAAPDWAAAELRELQEAGIVKGEGGEELALSRPITRAEWTAWLVRISKAEDGSADASKQGGGAAVFSDLDGKWYKQEIEEAVRLHLTSGYPDGSFRPEAPVSRQEAAVMLDRLLGPEQMGQSAFRDEHKLAPWAAPAVRATSAAGIILGYPGGFFEGDKSIPRTEAAVLISRARKYSADLRVELRVTDAGGRPRPGAFIYAQRPAERTPVAYAVAGADGSAKLRLPQGAYELITKSDGQISRDPVEIKRFRPDSRKVRIQTEGAAVLKGRLEYTDGKPAGGLLLALTAEPTWYAVSGADGEWMAYVEPNRDYRIKMLELEAIRQAAAGTGGLEGVLSRSELWPSIGDYLDYGDRDTVECKCRVEEKETSLKALRGGETSDIGTLRLSWGSGLINPGQPGSGGQPGVPGYPGPPAPTPTLTPTPIGPTSAPTSTPNPTPTQPTPTSSSVPTPSPLPTSSPVQPTPSPLPTTTPVQPTPTPTSSPAPTSSPAPTEGPIAPALPPGGMPPFADSTEFLYSGDNSVQIGVAPGTIRKENAAVIRGRVLDEAGEPLSGASVTVAGEPQYGSTLSRKDGWLDLAVNGGSSLTIEYEKTGYMPIQRQIEAVSGDFSQLPDVVMKPYDSKVTKVELGAGSGTQAAQGSEVRDADGVRQATLLVPAGTAAEMILPDGTSRTMDEMHFRATEYTSGEQGPAAMPGELPSFVGYTYAVELSADEAVKAGATEVRFSQPLYLYVDNYLDFPTGETVPIGYYDRQKSAWIPSDNGRVIGILAENGGMADIDADGDGEAESADELAKLGFTAEERRKLVGLYEPGDSLWRSPIEHFTPWDCNWPYGPPEDAINPPDVEPNRDRPDQDDPCRQQGSIIGCQDGSLGQEIPLPGTGMSLHYTSKRTTGFSEGRRLEIPVTHGNLPPSVRKVIVTVEIAGQKIVQDFLPQRNLKHTFEWDGKDVYGRKGSNNQPYKVTIAYEYALQYYASATAFVRSFGQLSGQPGVRVGAMRELAKVVTSRSWKGYLKASSNPYQEAGIAGWSLTPHHLQDRVSQQVFLGNGEKLKGQTGYYKTELAYRVIGLPMAISMVVAIGPDGSEYFVARLTEGGKSRNSLMKRAPGGEPQEISAVPDPYLMNQFLRVGADNSIYLATSVISTSGTRIWKQKQGSGVWEPIAGSGKVKLGDYRVFQDGEDPLEVEIGYLDGMEIGRDGTVYFLSRDILYKVGLDGRVARIGAGTATHGVDNGDLTKNNLGRVNQFTIGPDDSLYVMDITWGGRIRKVTPDGKIRLVAQSNEQGPMLEHGMSINDKPKFNTMTLFADGLGSLYFIERSKRENELYRLTTGGYFMSIGNQYAENYSLTEQDVKAVSREGVLYLEYNGGLPVTRDTQLLNRLVPESLPSQNEAEEVDPSGEWMYRFDPVRGLQTETVHALTGVKVNTFSYDAKGRLTGITDRYGSQIQVERSADGSPLAIVTPEGQRTILAANEEGELKSVTLPGGAAYSMEYGTGGLLTRFIGPGGYDSKYRYSVEGRLTSAINAAGDEQTLVREPIPGGYKVTHKKPDGKTYTYMVTRLSNGSISRENIDPNGARSVSVTRVDGSQTTSYPDGTRTVKQFGPDPRFGMAAPVLARYEYHTPGGRTSVFEEKREAVLTDTDNPLSIKAFTSIQTVDGAVRTIKYDPVLREYTDTSAELDMTKTRMDEFGRTVELTEDGLAPLLMAYDDRGRLARVGQGSQQLSYVYLDKEKLVEVTDAEGEKKRYAYDEAGRFTSVTQSEGNQYGKAFNESGQLSGITMPDGSAFELSYDGSGRIAGFAPKGGEGLTRSFAPSGELRRVDLPGNRALELNYDVGGRILSMSDEAILRSFGYDDASDRATEVTSRSGDREQTIKFAYDGASVMSMQLTGETKGSFLYDYGTSSRLSAIRMALPWQAQPRSNFNGDAVTESVYGSSVTESVYNSSVTSSVYGSLPGTELNYELPLIWTKDGRLAGFGPFSLEREGPGGRTSALQDGQLLMDIEYDDSGRYKEVVYRLGTAEVYRVSYLYNARGLLESKTTTTPEGVTEQQFLYDGNGQLIETVQSASDGTNHKEVYEYDQNRNRIGRSLNGALMEKALYGTQDRLQSVGGKAYAFDAAGYLSVRGDDRFVYGSHGELLQAQAGGEEIRYTYDALGRRVSREDKGGKARYFYGNPLSPLLPTAVVEPNGAAAVYLYDENGLLVAIQRGEERYYVVTDGVGTPQRVINQRGEVVKKLRYDSYGVKLTDSNPDFHLAIGFAGGLEDGDTGLIRFGLRDYDSQSGRWTARDPMLYGSGQANLYAYVNNNPVQLRDPCGMFCVGASAYAGAGGGAQLCFSSEGMSVCGELGFGAGAEVGLNPFQDLADNGLSVEASIGANMGPIGIKAGYEIARRNDCFTHGKTGGADLGPLQIDFTNPENTGLKNTNLSDYLDPSTSVQAKVAGKACGQWLW